Within the Thermococcus sp. CX2 genome, the region CCTCCTTCATTTTTAAGCTTTGGGAGGTGAGAACGTGAGAATCGTTGAAATTATCGGCGGATTCCTTTTGAGGTTTGAGCCTAAAAATAACGGGAAGCCTGTTCCTCAACCCGAGCCGGTGTTGGCGGAAGAGAGGGATAAATAGATGCCTTAATTTTCTTACCACGAGTTTCTTCGCTTCTTCTAAGACTTTTGATGCGTGCCCCTTTGCCCTAACCTTAATCTTCTTCCAGACTATCTCCCCCTCTGGATTCAGGATGAAGGTGCTCCTTATGACGCCCTCGTATTCCTTCCCGTAGCTTTTCTTCTTGCCCCATGCCCCAAGAGCTTTGATAAGCTCTGCGTTGGGATCGCTCAGGAGCTTTATTTTTAGCCCATGTTTCTCTTTGAACTTCCGGTGAGAGTTAACTGAATCCTTGCTTACCCCAATCACCTGAAAACCGAGCTTCTCGAACTCAGGCAGCAGCTCCGTGAATTCCTTGGCCTCGGTCGTGCAGCCGGGGGTGTTATCCTTCGGATAGACGTAAAGAACGGTCCACTTTCCGAGAACGACGTCCCGAAGCGGAGCTTCGTTCTCGTTCTCATTAAAAACCTCGACATCGAGGTGGTTCATCCAATCACCAGGACAATTAGGCTTTCCTAACTTATTAAGGTTTCGTGGGATAAGATTATTAGGGGTAGGGTGAAGTGCCATTTTAGGTGAAGGACATGAGGTTGCCATCCCACAAAACGAAAATCATAGCCACAATAGGGCCAGCCTCCCTGAAGAGGAAGACGGTAGAGGCCATGGTAAAGGCAGGAATGAGCGTTGCACGCATAAACTTCGCCCACGGAGACTTCGAACAGCACGCGAAGACAGTGGAACTGGTAAGGAAAGTCTCCGATAGGCTCAACAGACCCATCGCCATTCTCGGCGATCTTCCAGGAGTGAAGATACGCGTTGGGGAGATCCAAAACGGTTCAGTAACGCTGAGACGCTGGCAGACGATAACCCTCACCACGCGGGATGTGGTTGGCAATGAGGCAGAGATACCCGTGCAGTTCAAGGACTTTCCCAGGATGGTATCCAAGGGGGACGTCATCTATCTGAGCGATGGCTTCATAGCGCTCCGTGTCGAGGAGGTTCACGATACCGACGTGGTCTGTAAAGTCCTCGTTGGGGGCACACTCTTCTCCCACAAGGGCATAAACGTCCCAAATGCGAGGATAGCGATAGACGCGGTGACGGAGAAGGATCTGCAGTTTCTTGAGTTCGCAATCGAGCACGGCATGGACGCTGTAGGAATAAGCTTCGTCGGCTCGGCCTACGACGTTCTGAAGGTCAGGCGCTTCGTGGAGGAAAGAAACGCGAAGATCTTCATAATCGCCAAGATTGAGAGACCCGATGCAGTAAAGAACTTCGACCAGATACTCAGCGCCGCTGACGGCATAATGATAGCCAGGGGCGATTTGGGAGTCGAGATGCCGATTGAGAAGCTCCCGGTGCTCCAGAAAAAGCTCATAAAAAAGGCCAACATGGCGGGCAAGCCCGTCATAACAGCCACCCAGATGCTCGAATCAATGACCCAGGAAAAGCTCCCCACGAGGGCAGAGGTCACAGACGTGGCCAACGCCATCCTCGACGGAACGGACGCGGTTATGCTCTCGGAGGAGACTGCTGTAGGCAAGTATCCCGTCGACGCAGTCAAGATGATGGCTAAGATAGCAAGAACCACCGAAGCCTACCGCGATTCTCTCTGGTCAACGCGCGTGGTAGAGTGGAAGATGAGCGAGTGGAAGGGCCAGATGCCCAAGAAGGGCACAATAAAAGACGCCATAGCGAGGAGCATCATAGAGGCCCTCAACTCGATAGACATCAAGTACATCCTTACCCCCACGAGGACCGGTGAGACGGCCAGGCTGATATCCCGTTTCAAGCCGAGGCAGTGGATTCTGGCTTTCGCCACCGACGAGAAGGTTGCCAACAGCCTCATGTTCTCCTATGGAGTCTACCCGTTCCTCGTCGAGGAGACCAGCGAGCGCGAGATACTGAACCTCATCAAGGGCCTTGGCCTCGTGAACGAAAACGACACGGTTCTGCTGACGAAGGGAACGCCGATAGGGAAGACCGCTGGAACGAACACGATACGGATATTCACCGTTGGGTGAGGCCCTCTGCCTCCCCTCGGTATATTTTAAGGGCGCGGGGTCTCCTGGAGTCTTATTGAAACTACAGGTAGGCGCTATCGTCATAGGCGCTGTCTTCGTCCTCTTTCAATTCTCCTAGAGTCTTATTGAAACAAAACGAGGCGCCGCATTGAAACCTCCTCAAACACACCATAGCTAAACAGATAGCGATAACTTTCAATTCTCCTAGAGTCTTATTGAAACCTCACAAGGCAAGTGGCGGAGAACATTCTAAAGACGTCTTTCAATTCTCCTAGAGTCTTATTGAAACGTCCAGGTCCACTGGCACAGGGTAGTTTTTGAGGTCGTCTTTCAATTCTCCTAGAGTCTTATTGAAACTCAAACCTGAATCTAATCACGCCTGGAGTTTTGATTATTCTTTCAATTCTCCTAGAGTCTTATTGAAACTCCAGCTCGGCGAAGCCCTCCTTAAGGCCGCCCCAGACTTTCAATTCTCCTAGAGTCTTATTGAAACCTGGACGCTCAGGCGTATCTTAGTAAGGTCTATCTCCTTCTTTCAATTCTCCTAGAGTCTTATTGAAACACGGAAGCTTCCGAGCCTCCGGGTCGAGGAAACACAGCTTTCAATTCTCCTAGAGTCTTATTGAAACAGAAGCTTTAGAAGATGCTAAACGATACGAGAACGCTCTTTCAATTCTCCTAGAGTCTTATTGAAACCTGGGGAGAGGTTGAGGAGCGTGATGGCCGTGGTTGACTTTCAATTCTCCTAGAGTCTTATTGAAACTGAACTGGTCTTTCATCTGCTCATACCTCTTGTATATCTTTCAATTCTCCTAGAGTCTTATTGAAACCTACGATAGCAATGGGGACCTTCTGGCCAGGGAGGACTTTCAATTCTCCTAGAGTCTTATTGAAACGCGCGTCAGGCTTCAGAAGAAGAATGGCCTGCCCATCACTTTCAATTCTCCTAGAGTCTTATTGAAACCTCTTGACCGTCAACGTAGAGCCTGTACCTGTACTGCTTTCAATTCTCCTAGAGTCTTATTGAAACAAGACCCTCGAAGAGAAGACCGACGACCACGAAAGACTTTCAATTCTCCTAGAGTCTTATTGAAACGAGCTTTCCCTCCGTAAACAGATGGGAGGCCACTAGTTCTTTCAATTCTCCTAGAGTCTTATTGAAACTCCCGAAAGAAGAGGACAAGCCGAGTGGCAATAACAGCCTTTCAATTCTCCTAGAGTCTTATTGAAACGTTGATGCAAGCACCACCGACTTCTACGTTAACGTCCTTTCAATTCTCCTAGAGTCTTATTGAAACGACAAATTACGGACTATTGGCAACTTTCAAGCTCTATTCTTTCAATTCTCCTAGAGTCTTATTGAAACCCCAAGTTCCGCAGGCTTTTCAACCAGGAGGACTACGCTTTCAATTCTCCTAGAGTCTTATTGAAACCCACTCCCCCGCCTGTCTTTTTCCTTTCCTTTCCCAACTTTCAATTCTCCTAGAGTCTTATTGAAACCTGATAAATAGCAAATGCCACAAGTAAGCCCGGTATGCTTTCAATTCTCCTAGAGTCTTATTGAAACGTATCGCTTCCCTTCTAAGCTCCTCTTCTATCTCATCACTTTCAATTCTCCTAGAGTCTTATTGAAACCGAAAAGAACCGTAAGATTCTCGAAGCCCAAAAAAGAGCTTTCAATTCTCCTAGAGTCTTATTGAAACACTCTCATTAATGAGATTGGGGGGGGTCTAAATGACTTTCAATTCTCCTAGAGTCTTATTGAAACTGGGGTTTGAGAGTTCTTAGGGAAGCAGCCTACTTAGCTTTCAATTCTCCTAGAGTCTTATTGAAACAGTCTTCCCTGATCCAAACTCTCCGAAGAACTCGCTAACTTTCAATTCTCCTAGAGTCTTATTGAAACAGGGCGGCTTTTTCCTTCTTTTGCTCTATAGGGCTATAAAGTGCCTTGAATCTTATAAGTTTTTCTGCGGAGGGGTGATTTCAACGCTACGAGGATCCTCTATTCGGGGCCTTTCAGGAACCTCTCTCAGGAATTTCAGGGCCTGTACAGCTCAAAAAATCCTGTGAACAAGAATGTTCGTGAGACTTCCAAAGCCCGGAGAAAAGAGAAAAATTAATTTTCGGACTTCAAAATCATTTAACAGCCAAAAAGAACGGTTTCCTCTGGAAAATGGGATGAAAACGGCCGTACCGTGCTCTTCTCAACGCTCTGAAAAAATTTCGTTACATCCTAAGGCAAAGATCGTAACAAAAAGTCCGATAATTACCGGGTGTTACTAAAGACTTCCAAACACTTCACCGCCCCCATTTTCCAGAGTTCTGGACGTTGAAGTGAGAAGGCCGGGGATGCCGCAGTATGAATCTGCTCCGAAATCTCTTCGGGCAAGGGTTATAAGTCCCCCTCCAAACTCTCCACCATGAGGACGTTCATAGTCAAGGCCAACAAGGCTCACACCAAGGCCGATTTCAAGCTCAGGGACTTACCTGGAACGAGCGGTAGGATTGACCTGCTCTGCAGGGTCCTTAACTCAGCTTTTCTGCTTTCCCACGGCTTCAGGAAGAACGTCCGCGTCTGGCTGAGCCTCTACGGCCCGCCGAACCCACCGAAGGCGATTCGCTTCGAGGGCCAGGAAATGAAACCCAAAACGCTCAACCCCGACGAGCTGAGCACGGCGAAGCTGATAATCAAAGCTCTGAAGGCAGGAGAGACCCTCCGCGAGCCGAGCAAGGAAGTCCAGGTTCTCCCGGGAATATACGTCAGCAACCTGACCTTTGAAGACATCGTGAGGAGAACCCTGAAAAGCTCGGCCCTCTACTACCTCCACGAGGAGGGCAGACCCATCGAGAGGGTGAACTTCTCGCAGAATGTCGCCTTCATCCTCGGCGACCACGAGGGGTTAACCCCTGAGGACGAGGCCTTTCTTGAGGGCATAGCCGAAAAAGTGAGCATCGGAAGGAAAAGCTACCTCGCCTCCCATGTCGTGGCCTACGTCAACATCTTCCTTGATTCCCTCACTCCTCCGCCTTGAGCCTGAGCGAGGTGTGCTCCTGCTTGAGCTCCTCCAGCTTCTCCAGTATTTTCTCGCTCATCTCCCTGAGCTGAAGGGCGAGCTCCTCGAGCTCTTTTATCTGCTCTTCGAGGGCTCTCTCGCGCTCCTCGATTTCTTCCATAGCTTCGGCGAGCTTTGCTTCGTCCTCTCTCTTGTAGACCTCTATCTTGAGTCCCTCATAGTGCCACTTTATCTTTCCATCCTCGATGCTGAAGGGGACGCTTATCCTCACGACGTCCCCCTTGTCCACCCCCATCTCCTGGAGCTTTTCAAAGACGTACTGGTTGAGCTCCGCCGCGGCCCTTACAACTTCTTCCGGCTCCACCCTTCCGCGTGTTATTGCAAAGAGGACGCGCCTCACCTTGTGGGCGTAGCCGGATGCCCGAACAAAGCCTGTGCTCAGTTTCATGACCACCACCGTAATTGTTTTATCAACCGGGAAATAAATAACTAACGGTGAGAAAAATGAACATCCTCATCTTTGGACCACCTGGGAGCGGCAAATCAACCCACTCAAGGACGATAACGGAGCGCTACGGGCTGACGTATATCTCCTCGGGGGACATGATACGGACGGAGATTGAAAGGGGAAGCGAGCTCGGGAAGGAACTGGAGAAGTATCTCGCAAAGGGGGAGCTCATCCCGGACATCGTCGTCAATACCCTCGTGATTTCTCGCTTAAGGCGCGACAGGAACAACTTCATCATCGACGGATACCCCAGAACGGCAGAGCAGGTTCTCGCGCTCGAGAACTACCTCTATGACCACGGCATAAGGATAGACGTGGCGATGGAGATTTTCATCTCTAAGGAGGAGAGCGTTGAGCGCATCTCCGGGAGGAGGATATGTCCCAGGTGCGGTGCCGTTTATCACCTTCGGTACCGACCCACAAAGGTCCCCGGTAAATGTGACCTATGTGGCTCCCAGCTCGTCCAGAGGGAGGACGACAAGCCGGACATAATCGGGAGACGCTACGACCTCTACGTCAAGAACATGGAGCCAATAATCAAGTTCTACAAGAAGCAGGGCATCTACGTTAGGGTTGATGGTCACGGCAGTATAAACGAGGTCTGGGAGAGGATGAGACCGCTCCTCGACTACATATACAACCGCGAAAAGAAACGGAAAGAACACGAGTAAAGTTTTTTAGTCCCTTCTTCCAACCTTTTTTAGGTGGGGCCCAATGAAGGTGCGGTTTTACGCCACATTCCGGGAGCTGATAGGGAGGAAGGAGATAGAGTTGAACAGTCCCAGAACGGTAGGTGAGCTTATCGATTATCTGGCCGAGCACTACAATCCGGAGATAAAGAAGCAGCTCCTTGAGAGCCCCCGCGCCAAGGAGGCAGGAAAGGCCATAGATGGAATGATCCTCGTGAACGGCCACAACATCCTGCACCTTAAGGGCCTCGACACCGAGCTGAAGGAGGACGATGAGGTGCACATCTTCCCGCCCGCAGGGGGTGGCTGATGGCGGTAGCAGAGCTTTGCCTTTTTCCACTTGGAACAGAAAGCCCGAGTGTGGGCAGGTACCTCGAATCCGTCATCGAAGTCATAAAGGCGAGCGGCCTGAAGTACCAGGTCTGCCCGATGGGAACTGTGGTTGAAGGTTCCGTTGACGAAATCCTCGAGCTGGTCAAGCGCTGCCACGAGGCAATCCTCAAGACTGGCGCGAAGCGCGTTGTGATAAGCCTCAAGATAGACGACCGGGTTGATAAACCGCTCACCATAGAGGGCAAGATGGGGGTTTAACGTGGTTGAATACTTTGACAGGATAGCGAAGCGCTACGACGACTGGTACAGGACAAAGACCGGTCGCTACGTTGATAGGACAGAGAAGTGGCTCGTGTTCTCGATGCTACGCTCTAGGGCCGGTAAAGCCCTTGACCTCGGCTGCGGTACTGGAAACTACACTATCGAGCTCAAAAAGCGCGGCTTTGACGTTATCGGCCTCGACGCGAGCGAGGGAATGCTTGAGATAGCCAGGGCAAAGGGCCTCAACTGCATCAAAGGCGACGCCTACAGTCTGCCCTTTCCGGACGAGAGCTTTGACCTAGTCCTGAGCGTGACCATGTTTGAGTTTATCCACGAGCCGGAGAAGGTAATCGCCGAGATCCACCGCGTCCTCAAGCCCGGCGGTGAGGTTCTCATCGGCACCATGAACGGGAGGAGCTCGTGGTTCCTCTTCAAGCGCCTAAAGAGCCTCTTCGTCGAGACTGCCTACCGCTATGCCCGGTTCTACACCCCCAGGGAGCTCGAACTTCTCCTGAAGAGCGGGGGCTTTACTGAGGTTGAGAGTGCGGGGGTTATCTTTTTTCCCTCCTTCTGGCCCTTCTTAGGTTTGGCCGAGAGGATCGACAGAAAATGCCACAGGAAGTGCAGAAACCTTGCCGCCTTCATAGCCGTCAGGGGAGTGAAGTCTTGAGGAGGACAAGGCTCATAACAAGGGAGGAAGCCTTTAGGCGCGCCGAGCGCATAAAGGAGGAATACGAGGCGATTTATGGCATCGAGTTTGAGCTTGAAAGAGCGTTCATCCCCCTGGAGCAGGTCGTTCCCACCCAGAGGGAGCTGAGCGAGGCCAAGCTGCTGGTCGTCCTTCAGGAGATCAAGCACGGCTACAATGCGCCTATAGTGGTCATACCCCATGGCGGGAAATACTACGTGCTCGATGGTCACCACAGGGCATTTGCCCTCAAAAAGCTCGGCTTCTCCGAGGTCGAGGCCATCATTCTGAGGTCTAAAAACGGCTTTGTTCCCGGCGTTGTGAGAACAGTGAGAAAAGAAGAGTTAGGAAGGCTGGAAGACGTAAAAATAGTGAGGGATTAACCCTCCCAAATCACGTACTCCTTCTTGGCGATGAATATCGGCTCTATCCTCTTCTTGACGATGACAACCTTGTCCTCGCCGTACTTCTTGTAGAGCTCCTGGATGTACTGCTCAAAGACGTTCTCCGGCATGCTCGCCTGGACGGTTATGGTGTTGTTGCCGGCCTTCACGCTGATGCCATCCTTGACGGGGACGTAGGTTATGATGTCCATGTGGGGCTCCAGGCGGAAGTTCGGCTGGTTAATGTCCTTGCCGTTGGGTGCGACGTAGTAAACTATGCTGGCCCTGAGATAGAGGTCAGCGGTGTAGTCCTTCCTGAAGGCTGCAGTAAGCTCGAGCTGGCCGCTCTGTCCCTCCCCGAGGATGTAGATCGGGTTGGCCACTTCGCCGTTAACCTTCGGCGCGCCGTTAAGCACTCCGACGGGGCCGTCCTGGATGAGGACGAAGCGGTAGCTGGTGGCGTTCGGTATCGTCAGGCTGACCTCGACGGGGGTCTCGTTGAGGTGGTTGATGTTGAGGTTCTCCGCAACGACTTCCCTCTTGACCAGCTCGGTTCCGTTGTAAGCCTCAAAGACCAAGGTGGCGTCCTTAACGTCCCTGCCGAAGGCTGAGATCCAGAGTCTAAGCTTCTGTTCGCCGAGTGGGAGCTTTCCACCGGCGGTCGTGCTGTAGAAGGCCTTCCATGTACCGTTCTCGTACTTGTCAATCCTGTAAACTGCGAAGGGCCTGAACTCGTAGGTCGAAACTCCACCGTTGGTGTAGACCGGCTTGAAGTTCGCGAAGAGCATCTGGGCGTCCCACGGCTCGAAGGAGTACGGTATGTGGAAGGCCAGTCTAACGAAGTTGCTGAAGGCTATGCTCTGGTACGCGAGCAGGCCGTAGCCCTGGAAGACGTAGAGGACGTAGGGTATGTCTCCCCTTCCCTGGATGACCTGGCCCTTAGTGAGGTCGATGGTCATTATCGGCTGGTAGGCGTACTGGCCGTTGGTGATGTAGACCACCGTTTTGCCGCTCTCGTTGACGTAGCGGATGTAGTTCGGGTATATCACCTGGAACATGGGGTTGTTCTTGTACTCCCCGTAGGTTATCGCTCCACCGAGGTAGCTTATGGCGTTGAACTTGTAGATGTCCTGCTGCCAGACTATCATGTAGTTGAGCTCCCAGCTCTCGAAGTCGACCTCGCTCTCGTTGCCGTAGTGGGCGAAGAAGTCGGCAACTATGTAACGCCTATCGTAGGCGTGACCACCGTCAGTTGCGGAGCGCCTGTTGCTGAGGAGGCTTGACTCGATCCAGTAGCCGTAGTCCCACCAGCTGGTGGCGCTGTCGAGCGGGTCGCTGTTCTCCCTGAGCCATTTGAGAGTATTCACCCAGTCGGCCGGAACTGAGCCTTGGCTCTTGGCTGTTGTCGTGGCTATGCTGTTCATATACTGAGCGCCTATGATCGGAAGCGGCAGGAACAGGAGGATGAGGAGCATCGCGTAGAGGGCCTTGGTGCTGATGCTATCTTTCATGTTCTCAACAAACAGGAATACCTCGCCTATCGCAACTCCCGCCAGGAGGAGGATTGCGCCCGAGGCCTGGAAGACGAACCTGACCGCCATGAGGAGCAGGTAGACCGAGCCGAGGTAGTAGGTAACGAGGAA harbors:
- the pyk gene encoding pyruvate kinase, whose protein sequence is MRLPSHKTKIIATIGPASLKRKTVEAMVKAGMSVARINFAHGDFEQHAKTVELVRKVSDRLNRPIAILGDLPGVKIRVGEIQNGSVTLRRWQTITLTTRDVVGNEAEIPVQFKDFPRMVSKGDVIYLSDGFIALRVEEVHDTDVVCKVLVGGTLFSHKGINVPNARIAIDAVTEKDLQFLEFAIEHGMDAVGISFVGSAYDVLKVRRFVEERNAKIFIIAKIERPDAVKNFDQILSAADGIMIARGDLGVEMPIEKLPVLQKKLIKKANMAGKPVITATQMLESMTQEKLPTRAEVTDVANAILDGTDAVMLSEETAVGKYPVDAVKMMAKIARTTEAYRDSLWSTRVVEWKMSEWKGQMPKKGTIKDAIARSIIEALNSIDIKYILTPTRTGETARLISRFKPRQWILAFATDEKVANSLMFSYGVYPFLVEETSEREILNLIKGLGLVNENDTVLLTKGTPIGKTAGTNTIRIFTVG
- the trmY gene encoding tRNA (pseudouridine(54)-N(1))-methyltransferase TrmY yields the protein MRTFIVKANKAHTKADFKLRDLPGTSGRIDLLCRVLNSAFLLSHGFRKNVRVWLSLYGPPNPPKAIRFEGQEMKPKTLNPDELSTAKLIIKALKAGETLREPSKEVQVLPGIYVSNLTFEDIVRRTLKSSALYYLHEEGRPIERVNFSQNVAFILGDHEGLTPEDEAFLEGIAEKVSIGRKSYLASHVVAYVNIFLDSLTPPP
- a CDS encoding single- stranded DNA-binding family protein — encoded protein: MKLSTGFVRASGYAHKVRRVLFAITRGRVEPEEVVRAAAELNQYVFEKLQEMGVDKGDVVRISVPFSIEDGKIKWHYEGLKIEVYKREDEAKLAEAMEEIEERERALEEQIKELEELALQLREMSEKILEKLEELKQEHTSLRLKAEE
- a CDS encoding adenylate kinase, yielding MNILIFGPPGSGKSTHSRTITERYGLTYISSGDMIRTEIERGSELGKELEKYLAKGELIPDIVVNTLVISRLRRDRNNFIIDGYPRTAEQVLALENYLYDHGIRIDVAMEIFISKEESVERISGRRICPRCGAVYHLRYRPTKVPGKCDLCGSQLVQREDDKPDIIGRRYDLYVKNMEPIIKFYKKQGIYVRVDGHGSINEVWERMRPLLDYIYNREKKRKEHE
- a CDS encoding ubiquitin-like small modifier protein 1 gives rise to the protein MKVRFYATFRELIGRKEIELNSPRTVGELIDYLAEHYNPEIKKQLLESPRAKEAGKAIDGMILVNGHNILHLKGLDTELKEDDEVHIFPPAGGG
- a CDS encoding MTH1187 family thiamine-binding protein, producing MAVAELCLFPLGTESPSVGRYLESVIEVIKASGLKYQVCPMGTVVEGSVDEILELVKRCHEAILKTGAKRVVISLKIDDRVDKPLTIEGKMGV
- a CDS encoding class I SAM-dependent methyltransferase yields the protein MVEYFDRIAKRYDDWYRTKTGRYVDRTEKWLVFSMLRSRAGKALDLGCGTGNYTIELKKRGFDVIGLDASEGMLEIARAKGLNCIKGDAYSLPFPDESFDLVLSVTMFEFIHEPEKVIAEIHRVLKPGGEVLIGTMNGRSSWFLFKRLKSLFVETAYRYARFYTPRELELLLKSGGFTEVESAGVIFFPSFWPFLGLAERIDRKCHRKCRNLAAFIAVRGVKS
- a CDS encoding ParB/RepB/Spo0J family partition protein; translation: MRRTRLITREEAFRRAERIKEEYEAIYGIEFELERAFIPLEQVVPTQRELSEAKLLVVLQEIKHGYNAPIVVIPHGGKYYVLDGHHRAFALKKLGFSEVEAIILRSKNGFVPGVVRTVRKEELGRLEDVKIVRD
- a CDS encoding STT3 domain-containing protein, with protein sequence MVKTDVKEKRKKKGEKSSLPEYYRKFKAYGLPLIVLLLAYIGFKIRAVTSNYKTFLDPDTFYHYELYKLAIQEWLPKYFPLANPPTGLKISESLGLYAVQAFFYKLVSPLGYDVMDAFKLWPPFVGAMTIIAVYLLGRKLHSNWAGVWAAAFMMFSYANFSKTYSGNNRGEGPFMMFFLYAVFFLIVYLDEKEWNWKKILSGVLFLITSVLYMGVWLGSQFGVGILLLFAAAHTIILFVFGKIEELKRFVKEFYPIYALSLLIGIALYPTGFVRIKGFLIFSLEAFIGLSVLVAIMLYGERFKLNYSDKKHRFGVVVGIGILGFVLAYLYLGPDLLKYMGAAYQSNPLYQTVAELAKTDWKTIAGYYSVKTKDGIIFLLSLAGFIIVLVRFIRKLLRGDLTGYKEVFLVTYYLGSVYLLLMAVRFVFQASGAILLLAGVAIGEVFLFVENMKDSISTKALYAMLLILLFLPLPIIGAQYMNSIATTTAKSQGSVPADWVNTLKWLRENSDPLDSATSWWDYGYWIESSLLSNRRSATDGGHAYDRRYIVADFFAHYGNESEVDFESWELNYMIVWQQDIYKFNAISYLGGAITYGEYKNNPMFQVIYPNYIRYVNESGKTVVYITNGQYAYQPIMTIDLTKGQVIQGRGDIPYVLYVFQGYGLLAYQSIAFSNFVRLAFHIPYSFEPWDAQMLFANFKPVYTNGGVSTYEFRPFAVYRIDKYENGTWKAFYSTTAGGKLPLGEQKLRLWISAFGRDVKDATLVFEAYNGTELVKREVVAENLNINHLNETPVEVSLTIPNATSYRFVLIQDGPVGVLNGAPKVNGEVANPIYILGEGQSGQLELTAAFRKDYTADLYLRASIVYYVAPNGKDINQPNFRLEPHMDIITYVPVKDGISVKAGNNTITVQASMPENVFEQYIQELYKKYGEDKVVIVKKRIEPIFIAKKEYVIWEG